The DNA window ATGCTGAAGGCATGCGACGATTCCTCCTTACGGCCTCGGCGATCGGGGCTCTGTTCAAGATGAACGCATCGATTTCAGGTGCGGAAGTCGGTTGTCAGGGCGAAGTCGGGGTCGCCTGTTCGATGGCCGCGGCCGGGTTGGCCGCCGTCCTCGGCGGCACCAACGCACAAGTCGAGAACGCAGCCGAAATCGGCATGGAACACCATCTCGGCATGACCTGCGATCCGATCGGCGGCCTCGTGCAGGTGCCCTGCATCGAGCGCAACGCGTTCGGCGCCATCAAGGCGATCAGCGCGGCATCCCTCGCCTTGCAGGGCGACGGCACCCACATCGTGTCGCTCGACAAGGTTATCGCTACCATGCGCGAGACCGGGCGCGACATGCAGTCGAAATATAAGGAGACCTCGCTTGGAGGTCTCGCCGTCAACCTCGCGGAATGCTGAAGGATCAAAATGACTCAACCGACTCTGGACCGGTTTTTTTCCACCGACATCACCGAGGTCGATCCGGCGGTCGCCGCCGCGATCACCAGCGAACTGACCCGTCAGCGCGACGAGATCGAACTGATCGCATCGGAGAACATCGTCTCGCATGCCGTGTTGCAGGCGCAGGGATCGGTTCTCACGAACAAGTATGCCGAAGGATATCCCGGACGACGCTATTATGGCGGGTGCCAGTTCGTTGATGTTGCCGAGGAGATTGCGATCGATCGCGCTAGAAAATTGTTCGGATGCGCCTTTGCGAACGTACAGCCCAATTCGGGCAGTCAGGCCAATCAGGGCGTGTTCATGGCGTTGATGAAGCCGGGAGACACCTTCATGGGTCTCGATCTCGCGGCGGGCGGACATCTGACGCACGGGGCCAAGCCCAACATGTCGGGCAAATGGTTCAATGTCGTGAGCTACGGCGTGCGTCCGGATGACCAGCGCATCGACATGGAGGCGGTCGAGCGCCTGGCGCGCGAGCACAAGCCGAAGGTCATCGTGGCCGGCGGCTCGGCCTATTCGCGCTTCTGGGATTTTGCCGAATTTCGTCGGGTCGCGGACGCGGTTGGCGCGTATCTTTTCGTCGACATGGCGCATTTCGCCGGGCTGGTCGCCGGTGGCGTGCATCCCTCGCCCTTTCCGCACGCGCACGTCGTGACGTCGACCACGCACAAGACACTGCGCGGGCCGCGGGGCGGCCTCATCCTGACCAACGATGAGGATCTCGCCAAGAAGATCAATTCCGCGATCTTTCCTGGTCTGCAGGGCGGCCCGCTGATGCACGTCATCGCGGCGAAAGCGGTCGCGTTCGGCGAAGCGCTGACGCCGGCCTTCCGGCAGTACGCACAGGATGTCGTCGACAATGCCAAGGTTTTGGCCGCAACGCTGACCGGCAAGGGCCATTTCATCGTGTCCGGCGGCACCGACAACCATCTGATGTTGGTGGACCTGCGAGGGAAGAATCTGAGCGGCAAGGTGGCAGAGGCCGCGCTCGGGCGTGCCCACATCACCTGCAACAAGAACGGCATTCCGTTCGATCCGGAA is part of the Bradyrhizobium erythrophlei genome and encodes:
- the glyA gene encoding serine hydroxymethyltransferase; protein product: MTQPTLDRFFSTDITEVDPAVAAAITSELTRQRDEIELIASENIVSHAVLQAQGSVLTNKYAEGYPGRRYYGGCQFVDVAEEIAIDRARKLFGCAFANVQPNSGSQANQGVFMALMKPGDTFMGLDLAAGGHLTHGAKPNMSGKWFNVVSYGVRPDDQRIDMEAVERLAREHKPKVIVAGGSAYSRFWDFAEFRRVADAVGAYLFVDMAHFAGLVAGGVHPSPFPHAHVVTSTTHKTLRGPRGGLILTNDEDLAKKINSAIFPGLQGGPLMHVIAAKAVAFGEALTPAFRQYAQDVVDNAKVLAATLTGKGHFIVSGGTDNHLMLVDLRGKNLSGKVAEAALGRAHITCNKNGIPFDPEKPTITSGIRLGSAAVTSRGFGKKEFEAIGQLIAEVLDAVSASNSDAAPVVEEKVRAKVAALTRDFPIYRGM